A region of Nocardioides alkalitolerans DNA encodes the following proteins:
- a CDS encoding ABC transporter permease, translated as MASKILDGPTDALARFGDFVTFAVRALLATRYTLVNYRKEVLRQLMDISWGSGAIIVGGGTIGVMVLLSLSAGTSLGIEGFNGLELVGLAPLTGFVSASVNTRELAPLIAALALAAQVGCRFTSQLGSMRIHEEIDALGVMAVHPLRYLVTTRVLASMIAILPLYLIGLIGSWIASQFAVVVVFGQSAGTYEYYFDIFISGRDVFFSVIKIVVFAALVTLIHCWFGFNAGGGPQGVGEATGRAIRASIVVVILMNMLLTLAFWGNDPGFRITG; from the coding sequence GTGGCCAGCAAGATCCTCGACGGTCCCACCGATGCGCTCGCGCGGTTCGGCGACTTCGTCACCTTCGCGGTGCGGGCGCTGCTCGCGACCCGGTACACGCTCGTCAACTACCGCAAGGAGGTGCTGCGCCAGCTGATGGACATCAGCTGGGGCTCCGGCGCCATCATCGTCGGCGGCGGCACGATCGGCGTCATGGTGCTCCTGTCGCTCTCGGCCGGCACCTCGCTCGGCATCGAGGGCTTCAACGGCCTCGAGCTGGTCGGCCTCGCCCCCCTGACGGGCTTCGTGTCCGCATCGGTGAACACCCGCGAGCTCGCGCCGCTGATCGCCGCGCTCGCGCTCGCCGCCCAGGTCGGCTGCCGGTTCACGTCGCAGCTCGGCTCCATGCGGATCCACGAGGAGATCGACGCCCTCGGCGTCATGGCGGTGCACCCGCTCCGCTACCTCGTGACGACCCGCGTGCTGGCGTCCATGATCGCGATCCTGCCGCTGTACCTCATCGGCCTCATCGGCTCGTGGATCGCGTCGCAGTTCGCGGTGGTGGTGGTCTTCGGCCAGTCGGCGGGAACCTACGAGTACTACTTCGACATCTTCATCTCAGGACGGGACGTCTTCTTCTCCGTCATCAAGATCGTCGTGTTCGCCGCGCTGGTCACGCTCATCCACTGCTGGTTCGGCTTCAACGCGGGCGGGGGACCGCAGGGCGTCGGCGAGGCCACCGGCCGCGCCATCCGCGCCAGCATCGTTGTCGTCATCCTCATGAACATGCTGCTCACGCTGGCCTTCTGGGGCAACGACCCCGGATTCAGGATCACGGGGTGA
- a CDS encoding ABC transporter permease produces MSASTRSVPGVALVSDLKGRAQTGITTTGAMIILAVEATRAIFVDIVKRKFSWQEALFQAWFMTKVSLLPTILVAIPFGVIVSVQIGGIANQIGAISFSGAVNGIGVLRQGAPLVTSLMIAGAVGSALCSDIGARTVREEVDALRVMGINPVNRLVAPRLFAAIVVALLLNVIVAVTAIATGYFLNVGGGNVSSGTYLNSFISFSQVTDLLLAEMKAAIFGFIATIVAAHKGLNAKGGPKGVADAVNQAVVLSFILLSVVNVALTQAYVMLVPQRIA; encoded by the coding sequence GTGTCCGCTTCCACCCGCAGCGTGCCCGGGGTCGCGCTGGTCAGCGACCTGAAGGGTCGTGCCCAGACAGGCATCACCACGACCGGCGCGATGATCATCCTCGCCGTCGAGGCGACGAGGGCGATCTTCGTCGACATCGTGAAGCGCAAGTTCTCCTGGCAGGAGGCGCTCTTCCAGGCCTGGTTCATGACCAAGGTGTCGTTGCTCCCGACGATCCTCGTCGCCATCCCGTTCGGCGTCATCGTGTCGGTGCAGATCGGCGGCATCGCCAACCAGATCGGTGCCATCTCGTTCTCCGGCGCCGTCAACGGCATCGGCGTGCTGCGCCAGGGGGCACCGCTGGTCACCTCGCTCATGATCGCGGGCGCCGTCGGGTCGGCGCTCTGCTCCGACATCGGCGCGCGGACGGTGCGCGAGGAGGTCGACGCGCTGCGGGTCATGGGCATCAACCCGGTCAACCGGCTGGTCGCCCCGCGGCTCTTCGCCGCCATCGTCGTGGCCCTGCTGCTCAACGTGATCGTGGCGGTGACCGCGATCGCGACGGGCTACTTCCTCAACGTGGGCGGAGGCAACGTCAGCTCCGGCACCTACCTCAACTCGTTCATCTCGTTCTCGCAGGTGACGGACCTCCTGCTCGCCGAGATGAAGGCCGCGATCTTCGGCTTCATCGCGACGATCGTCGCCGCCCACAAGGGCCTGAACGCGAAGGGCGGCCCGAAGGGCGTCGCCGACGCGGTCAACCAGGCCGTCGTCCTGAGCTTCATCCTGCTGTCGGTGGTGAACGTCGCCCTCACGCAGGCCTACGTGATGCTCGTCCCGCAGCGGATCGCCTGA
- a CDS encoding SCP2 sterol-binding domain-containing protein, translated as MHVDASCPEHDGLPPQLVAATAGGRMTVTAPTSAGPLADRGADDVLQTVAATSDDALAAWTSGPAGPQLLARLAELLVEGSRGRAVDADALVTFALHRRGQVVDRVRLLLEAAGGGGAAAYDGTRALRADVRSVVVRCTPLTFARLVTGQRSAALELLADRLRVEGDASTVLDAGRVLRCPANGTALVDPGTLEPRAVATALRGVSTAHLRSVMGGPFRDVVLGEVARRLPEHVRPEATRLRVTAVLRVTGTTRDDAPDVTDRFVVEMADGRARVTRLTGPDAPTATRRDVTLTCTGEDFLRLATGHLHPVTAVLRGRLAVRGDRAKALQLSTALDIPRPS; from the coding sequence ATGCATGTCGACGCGTCATGCCCGGAGCACGACGGGCTGCCCCCGCAGCTCGTCGCGGCGACGGCGGGTGGGCGGATGACGGTGACGGCACCGACCTCCGCAGGCCCCCTCGCCGATCGCGGCGCGGACGACGTCCTGCAGACGGTCGCGGCGACCTCGGACGACGCTCTCGCGGCATGGACCAGCGGTCCGGCCGGCCCGCAGCTGCTGGCGCGGCTCGCCGAGCTCCTCGTCGAGGGCTCCCGCGGCCGGGCCGTCGACGCCGACGCGCTCGTCACGTTCGCGCTCCACCGCCGGGGCCAGGTGGTCGACCGCGTGCGGCTCCTCCTGGAGGCGGCGGGCGGGGGCGGTGCCGCGGCGTACGACGGCACGCGCGCCCTGCGCGCCGACGTGCGCTCGGTGGTGGTGCGGTGCACGCCGCTCACGTTCGCGCGGCTCGTCACGGGCCAGCGCTCGGCGGCGCTCGAGCTGCTGGCCGACCGGTTGCGGGTCGAGGGCGACGCGAGCACGGTGCTGGACGCCGGCCGGGTGCTCCGCTGCCCGGCGAACGGCACCGCGCTGGTCGACCCCGGCACGCTCGAGCCGCGTGCGGTGGCGACCGCCCTGCGCGGGGTCTCGACCGCGCACCTGCGCTCCGTGATGGGCGGTCCGTTCCGCGACGTGGTGCTCGGCGAGGTGGCGCGGCGGCTGCCCGAGCACGTGCGGCCGGAGGCGACGCGCCTGCGGGTCACCGCGGTGCTGCGGGTCACCGGCACGACGCGGGACGACGCGCCGGACGTCACCGACCGGTTCGTCGTCGAGATGGCCGACGGACGCGCTAGGGTGACGCGGCTCACGGGGCCGGACGCCCCGACCGCGACTCGGCGCGACGTCACGCTCACCTGCACGGGGGAGGACTTCCTGAGGCTCGCGACCGGCCACCTCCACCCCGTCACGGCCGTCCTCCGGGGACGTCTGGCCGTGCGCGGCGACCGAGCCAAGGCGCTGCAGCTCAGCACCGCCCTCGACATCCCCCGACCGAGCTGA